Within the Streptosporangium album genome, the region ATCAACGGGCTGGAGCCGGTGCTCGGCGGCAGCCTGCGGGTGCTCGGCCAGGAGGTCGGCCACACCCTGCGCGGCGACAGGTACCACCCCTGGACGCCCAAGGAGTTCGCCGCCTTCCGCCGGAACATCGGCATGGTGTTCCAGCGCTTCAACCTGTTCGCCCACCACAGCGCGCTGGAGAACGTCGCCTGCGGTCCCGTCCACGTCCTGGGCACCCCCGCGGACCGGGCACGGGTGCTGGCCATGGAGCACCTGGAGCGGGTGGGCCTGGCCGACCACGCGCACAAGCGGCCCCACCAGCTCTCCGGCGGCCAGCAGCAGCGGGTGGCCATCGCCAGGGCACTGGCGATGAACCCGGCGCTGATGCTGTTCGACGAGCCCACCTCCGCCCTGGACCCGGAGCTGGTCGACGAGGTTCTGGAGGTCATGAAGGGCCTGGCCGCCGAGGGGATGACGATGGTCGTGGTGACCCACGAGATCGCCTTCGCCAGGGAGGTCGGCGACTGGCTGACCTTCTTCGCCGACGGCGTGGTCGTCGAGCGGGGCCGGCCCCGCGAACTCCTGGCCAACCCGGGTCACGAGCGGACCAGGGCCTTCCTGTCCAG harbors:
- a CDS encoding amino acid ABC transporter ATP-binding protein; the encoded protein is MNAPDKQPDKQVVRASGVRMSYGEVQVLNGVDLTVAAGEVSCVIGPSGSGKSTFLRCINGLEPVLGGSLRVLGQEVGHTLRGDRYHPWTPKEFAAFRRNIGMVFQRFNLFAHHSALENVACGPVHVLGTPADRARVLAMEHLERVGLADHAHKRPHQLSGGQQQRVAIARALAMNPALMLFDEPTSALDPELVDEVLEVMKGLAAEGMTMVVVTHEIAFAREVGDWLTFFADGVVVERGRPRELLANPGHERTRAFLSSVLHPKERQEHQ